gtaagaaaaaaagaaaatgttatttgggctgtaatattttttagtaaataaatgaAGAATTTAGTTTACTTGGAgaagtggagagagagagagtcccGTCTCTCAGCACCTACGGCAAACGCAGCCACTTGTTTTCTTCAAAACcttgtaataaataaaaaaaaccctacaCATTTTTGTAACGCTCTTGTCCTAACAACTTCAATCGCAGTCATGAGCGCTGCTGCGACTATAAGAAACACCTCGTGGATGGTGGCTACCGCGGTTGCCGCCGTGGAAGCTCGTTGGAACTATCCTCTCCGTTTATTCAACAAAGATGTCAAGGCTCGTCTACGTGCCATCGCTGTCACTTCACGTccacctccttcttcttctgatgatgatgtcgTAAGAGACAATAGTCATCCTATGCCTAAATCTGATGCTTCGATGGAGAGAGTTATGGGCCTTAGCTGCTTTGGCCCAACCACTGTTCGATTCTAGATCTCTTTTGTcgtatgtgattttttttcatttttttcactgttttcttgaattttttgcATCTAATTTTCTCTGTTGATAATTCTTGTAATTTCTCAgaaaaattattgataattcTTGTGGTAGTCTAAGTCCATGAATCGCAAATCATTTAGTTTGGTATTTGATAATTGAGGCAAATCACTCTCTTTTACAACATTCTCCCGAGAAGAGAGATACACcaaatcattataaaaaaaaaaatggttttggtttagAAAGATAAATTACCATtgataatataaacatatattttagaagaatgaaaaaaatagtaataataatagaCATAGTTTTGagcaagttttatttaatttatttttgtttttgtttttgttagcgTCTAAAGtaagatgatgaagagattAGTGGCGTGAAGGCGACTAagagtttgcttcttcttctttagcttgtAGTTGCTTTGTTTCAGCATTTGacacttttttgtttatcaaaGGCTCTATCATTTGCTCTAAGTCATCCAAGTCTTGCGTGACTTTTTCCACCtgcatatttaaattttgacttcTCTAATCACAATCAAAAGTTTTGATATGTTGAcccgaaaaacaaaaaaaaagggacccCTACAGCATATGTTGAAAATTTAGTtcgattttataaatttcatttatCAGTTTGAATGATAAAGTGTACCTTGTGAAGGAAATCTTGGGTTAGATGTGCTTCATGAGCAGCAACTTCTGAAATGTGTTCCAGAACCAAAGCTACTTGTTTCATTTTACTTTTCTCGGGTAGTTTCTCTGCCATTTCTTCAGCCATTTGGTCGGTCGCTGTCGCCACTTTCTCCACCATTTCTGCTACAGCCTCTATCCCTTCTACAACCAACTCCGCCTCTCCTACATCACATCAGTCCAATTTATGgcaaacacaagaaaaataagcctatatatatataaagtaaaagaGCTATGAGTAATGCATAGAAGAATACTGAGATATTACTAGATTCGTTACCTTCGATACGTTTCAGTTTCTGTATCCTTTTGTTGTTCCAGAAAGATAACACTAAGGAAATCGCTGAACCTATAACCCATCTCCCCCTGCCAGTTATTCTCCAAATTAGTCCCTTATGCATTGATCAAGATTGAATAATCTAATGCAAATTGGTTCCTACGTATATCATAAGCTACCCTATTGTTCCATTCGATGTgtatagagagaaagaaagcgAGAGGGGAATTACCAAGAAGGAAAGTTAAACCACTGGTTTGGAGAAGAAGGTTGCATCTTGGAGTCGTTGGAAACATTACTAAAGTATCTCCCCGCATTAACCGGATTTGATAACTTGACACCTTGTGGACACATCTGGTTATGATAGTCTCTCCCAAATCGAATAATCGCCGGATATGGATTCATAGACGTCTTCCTCTCGACGTTGTTGTATATTTGTAAGACCTCCGCAAGGCTCTGCCTATACACCGCAAAACCTCCACTCTGCATTCTCCGAGTCAGATACATTTTCAAACCGTTTTCTTGAAATCAAGATTCTGAAATTTTCATAGACACAActtcaattatatatacacagttatgtttttattttgtgtgtgatATTGGTGAAGCGTATGCTTAAGATAAAAGGCTTTTACGTGTAGTAACGCTTGGGGATAGATGTTGAACACGCCAAGAAATGtggttgtcttttttttttttcttctattaatatatttgtttatactcTCTTATCTGTATTAACTTTTTTGAAGttacatttttgaataattatattttccgGATATTTACGAAAACTTCACATCGTAAATATCTATGAATAATTGTATTTTTCAGATAGAGCCATAAAGGTTatacttttctttgtttggttaaaAAGTACAAATTAAAAAGACGACAATTTGTTTGCACTTGCAGCTatagatttgtttggttttggttccaGTAACGTGCGTTGAAAAGGAACTCTAGTGCATTCTAACTGAGGAGAattcatctttttcatttttccctATTTTGTAATTCATAAAACCACTGTTGGTAGAAATTCATCCAAAAACAATTATACTATATAAGTTGAAAATGActatatttcaattttcttctcaaaataataaccaatcaaaaaattagattaaatcaTCATTAATTGGatatataatagatattaaataatttattattaaattttaagataaatgctttttatcaattattaaaagaaaagttgtagctaattaattaaatcttgCAACGATGCATTTGGCTTGTGGTTGTTGTTACTTTATATCTTTGGAacttattaatcaaatataaaaacaaatgaaaggtttatattaataaagaCTAAACCATCAATATTCGATCagaaaatggaaataaaatttGCCAAACAAATCTAACAACAATTTTGGATTActctagaaaataatttaccaattttagagttttatttttgtacatataagctttttgtgtgtttgtgtgtttacatgtaaaatttttaatacaaaacaatagAACTTGTGAAAAGCCCCCTTGGCCCCCAGTGGTTATTTggtttatcatttattatttatcatcATCGACACCACTATAATCATAATTGAATACTTAAAATGGTTTCTTTATATAggttatttctttaaaaaaattatttttaattttaactactaaaatttacaaagtattaacatgtaaaatttattttgaaaaaaaaaataaaaaacatatgcATGGTCATGCCTTCAGTTACAAAGTTCACCATTGTGTTGAAGAAAACATCTTAAGAAATAACGAAGATATCTTAAACCTCACATAATATGCAGTTTACTTTTTTCGCGattcagttttttgtttatagGAATCTAATAAAATAGAAtgtacattttaattttcatagaatatagagaaaaaattgaagaatGTTTTCTAACAATTTTAGAACATGAAGaattatattctaatttttgtaGAACaaagagtaaaatatagaatatgtaTTAGTATTCTAATTACAATAGAACATAAATAACTTctacattttataaaacatatagaATGTGTAGAATacattatttaaattatgtagaacatgtacaatatatatatattacatattctAAACTCATAAAGTGTATTCTAAACTTTATAGATCATATTTTATCCATCTAAAATGGcaataaaaacaacatatttttgaCGTTATATGGATTTTCATGTCTTATTCATTATTTTCCTAGGAATTTATCTTAAtggttttttgaaaaaaatgactaaataaccTGTAAATGGTAATTGAAAAAGAGTTGACATTTGTTAATAGAATCATCAATGCATCAATgtttagatatttattttttatttccaatATTCCATTTTGAtggtattttgaaaaatatctccttttttttttcttacgacTTGGATTAAATTGTCAAATACGCAAGTATCATCACTGCcaacataaatagaaaaatttgcATCTACACCTACTTTCATACAAAGTAATATCACTTACACCCACTTTATGCTACACATATCATATAACAATAAACCTCTAACTAAATTTCTTATAactatacaaaagaaaaaaagaaaagaaaaaaaactcacacatcttcttcttcatcgtttttCTTTATCTATCTTTCTCTCCCCAATTCAATTCTAGGGGTTTTACGAATGGCAATAACCCATGTGAAAACGTCACTGACACCGTTGACCACCGTGGGATCGCCGCCATAAGATCTAGTACCGGTCGATTAAGAGCCACCAGGTTCATCATCGTTAAGCCTTTGAGATCGGGAGCTGCTTCTCTTTCTGTTTACAACACTAATTCTGAAATTTGTGAGAACACTTTTTGGACTTGTAGGTGCAAACATGGCGGAGAGGTTTCCTTACTATGGAATCAAATCAAACCTAATAAGCTATTTGACCGGACTACTTGGTCAATCCACGGCGGCAACCGCCACTAACGTCACCAACGCTTGGTCTGGAATCACTTGGTCAATTTACGGTGGCATTCACCGCTAATACGAGCGATCATAGCAGTACTGAGATTCCTTTTCTtaagacaacaaaacaaagttgtatttaattttctaaattcaGTTATTTCGAGGGGTTAATGACCACATGGTCATAGTTTAGTGGATGTGCTTGACTAGTCTATAGAACTGTAATTCATGTGGTTATCCAAGATATGTGATCTATAGACTATAGGTAACATTAAGAAGAATTAAGAAGTGTAATTCATGTGGTTATCCAAGATATGTTCACTCATTTTATCCTAggttttgttcttcaaaatCTTTTGGGATTGCATGAGATGAGTATTCCTTTGTTGATTGATGTCTTTAACTTGTTGTATAGTCTTGAAGTCTTCATTTCTTGGTCTTGAAGTCTTTTGTTGACAGTTGAACTGTTACATAATTGGGTTTTTGTCttcatgtttataaaattaacttAGGAGTAAGGTTTTGCATAGGAGtgtaaaccattttttttgaatagatATGTTTTGGAATGGATCGTCGTCTTGCgtattgttttcttgtgttaTATCATCTTCGTCGTCCTAGGAGGATTAATTCATCGCAATTGTTTCGAGGTGTTTCTTGAGCTTTTCTTTGTCTCTACTTTTCTTGGTTCCTGAGGAGGAAGTTGTTGATTCTGTAGGACTTGGTGGTTTATGAGGcgaagtttttgtttgaataggTGGTAATGTAGCTATGGACTGCTTTATTTGTTGATGTGTCTGAATCCATTTTCCCAAGTTGGATAAGGAGCAGCAGTCAAGGTTGTATTTGTCCCACCACTTGATTCTGAACTCGCGGACTAGTGAATATGGCATGTCTGGTA
The Camelina sativa cultivar DH55 chromosome 15, Cs, whole genome shotgun sequence DNA segment above includes these coding regions:
- the LOC104747296 gene encoding uncharacterized protein LOC104747296, which codes for MYLTRRMQSGGFAVYRQSLAEVLQIYNNVERKTSMNPYPAIIRFGRDYHNQMCPQGVKLSNPVNAGRYFSNVSNDSKMQPSSPNQWFNFPSWGRWVIGSAISLVLSFWNNKRIQKLKRIEGEAELVVEGIEAVAEMVEKVATATDQMAEEMAEKLPEKSKMKQVALVLEHISEVAAHEAHLTQDFLHKVEKVTQDLDDLEQMIEPLINKKVSNAETKQLQAKEEEANS